Sequence from the Thunnus maccoyii chromosome 22, fThuMac1.1, whole genome shotgun sequence genome:
CTCGTCATGAAAAGTtgtcaacaaatattttttgccATAGTTTAGATTTTGTCTACAAAAATTAACACAGTGACTTACTTTTATTTGAGAATACAAGTCTAACATTTAGATAGAAGTACTTTTAGTCCTAGATCATCTTTCAACAAAAATCCTAAGAGTAAATATGGATCCTGGACTCACCGAGCCTGTCTGTAGTTCCTGACTGCTGGGATAAGTCTAAGTCGACCCTCCTCTGATGTCCTGTGTGCCTTCATGTCCAGTACATCCAGGACCTtctctgacatctgcagcatgtaggccagagctgagcagtggatCTCAGAGAGTTTTGTCTCTGATGTGTTCTCTGACTTCAGGTACTTttggatctcctgatgtactgagcGGTCATTTATTTCCATTAGACAGGggaagatgttgatgcttctgtcaggagagatgGTATAAGTGCTCATCTCCTTCAGGTTGTGGATGGCTCTCTGGATGTCTTCTGGACTCTTTTCTGTGTCATTCAGCAGGCCTCCTAAGAGTCTCTGATTTGACTCAAGTGAAAGGCCATGAAGGAAGCGGACAAATAAATCCAGGTGGCCATTTTTGCTCTGTAGTGATTCATCCATGGCTTTCCTCAGGAACATATCCAGGGATGGGTCACAGCTACGATACCTCCCCCAGTCCTTTCCAAGGAATGTCTCCAGTGTCTCGCTATCCTTGTTTGCTTGACAATGAAAAATATACACTGCAGCAAGAAAC
This genomic interval carries:
- the LOC121889662 gene encoding protein NLRC3-like, whose protein sequence is MSSSLHIMCHIPVFCWIIASVLEPMLITDQRGELPKTLTDMYSHFLLVQTKRKKHKYEEGHETSPQELTEADREVLLKLGRLAFEQLEKGNIMFHPEDLEQCGLDITEASVYSGFCTEILKREHVIFQKSIYCFVHLSIQEFLAAVYIFHCQANKDSETLETFLGKDWGRYRSCDPSLDMFLRKAMDESLQSKNGHLDLFVRFLHGLSLESNQRLLGGLLNDTEKSPEDIQRAIHNLKEMSTYTISPDRSINIFPCLMEINDRSVHQEIQKYLKSENTSETKLSEIHCSALAYMLQMSEKVLDVLDMKAHRTSEEGRLRLIPAVRNYRQARLSFCGLSESSCYFLASALKSNPSHLRELDQSDNKL